The Lysobacter capsici genome has a segment encoding these proteins:
- a CDS encoding efflux RND transporter permease subunit, giving the protein MDFSRFFIDRPIFAAVLSILIFAAGLIALPLLPVSEYPEVVPPTVVVRAVYPGANPKMIAQTVATPLEEAINGVQDMMYMKSVAGTDGVLVTTVTFKPGTDPDQAQVQVQNRVSQAHARLPEDVRRQGVTTQKQSPTLTMLVHLVSPDGRYDSLYLRNYATLKLKDELARLPGVGQTQMFGSGDYAMRIWLDPGRIAARGLTAGDVVRAIREQNVQVSAGQLGAEPMPGGSDFLVPINSQGRLNSVAEFAQIVLKRGDDGTIVRLSDVARIELDAADYTLRAQLDNVDAVAIGIFESPGANSIALSDAVRERMDELSRKFPPGLEYRIVYDPTVFVRDSIKAVVTTLAEAVLLVVLVVIVFLQTWRASIIPLQAVPVSVVGTFAALYVFGFSINTLSLFGLVLAIGIVVDDAIVVVENVERNIEGGLTPLEAAHQAMREVSGPIIAIALVLCAVFVPMAFLSGVTGQFYKQFAVTIAISTVISAINSLTLSPALAALLLKPHGAPKDAATRLIDRLLGWLFRPFNRFFGSSSQRYHGAIGRLLGRRGAVLAMYVVLLALSGLMFKAVPGGFIPTQDKLYLIGGVQLPAGASLSRTDALTRKMSAIAMQTDGVAASEGYPGLNPLQFTNTPNSGTLFFELEPFDRRGRSAQAINAELNEKFASLQEGVAFSFMPPPILGLGTGSGYALYIQDRDGQGYGALQNALNDFTGAIAGTPGLGVPISTYQANVPQLDAQVDRLKAKAQSVPLSELFDTLQTYLGSAYVNDFNQFGRTYQVIAQADGAHRDSVEDIANLRVRNDRGQMVPLGSMVTLAHSYGPDPVIRYNGYPAADLIGEADPRVLSSSQAMQSLRDIARKTLPNGMRIEWTDLSYQQATQGSSALIVFPLAVLLAFLVLAALYESWTLPLAVILIVPMTLLSALAGVWLSGGDNNVFVQVGLVVLMGLACKNAILIVEFARELEWQGRGIVEAALEACRLRLRPIVMTSIAFIAGTVPLLIGQGAGSEVRAATGVTVFAGMLGVTLFGLFLTPVFYVALRMWVARRGGVMVGAGASSSIVEEAAGSATPH; this is encoded by the coding sequence ATGGACTTCTCGCGTTTCTTCATCGACCGGCCGATCTTCGCCGCGGTGCTGTCGATCCTGATCTTCGCCGCCGGCCTGATCGCGTTGCCGCTGTTGCCGGTCAGCGAATACCCCGAGGTGGTGCCGCCGACCGTGGTGGTGCGCGCGGTCTATCCCGGCGCCAATCCCAAGATGATCGCGCAGACCGTGGCCACGCCGCTGGAGGAGGCGATCAACGGCGTGCAGGACATGATGTACATGAAGTCGGTGGCCGGCACCGACGGCGTGCTGGTCACCACGGTGACTTTCAAACCCGGCACCGATCCCGATCAGGCCCAGGTGCAGGTGCAGAACCGGGTCAGCCAGGCGCATGCGCGCCTGCCCGAGGACGTGCGCCGGCAAGGCGTGACCACGCAGAAGCAATCGCCGACGCTGACCATGCTGGTGCATCTGGTATCGCCCGACGGTCGGTACGATTCGCTGTACCTGCGCAATTACGCGACCTTGAAACTCAAGGACGAACTCGCGCGCCTGCCCGGCGTGGGCCAGACCCAGATGTTCGGCAGCGGCGACTACGCGATGCGGATCTGGCTCGATCCGGGCCGCATCGCCGCGCGCGGCCTCACGGCCGGCGACGTGGTGCGCGCGATCCGCGAACAGAACGTGCAGGTCTCGGCCGGCCAGCTCGGCGCCGAACCGATGCCCGGCGGCAGCGATTTCCTGGTGCCGATCAACAGCCAGGGCCGCTTGAACAGCGTGGCCGAATTCGCCCAGATCGTGCTCAAGCGCGGCGACGATGGCACGATCGTGCGCCTGTCGGATGTGGCGCGGATCGAGCTCGACGCGGCTGACTACACCTTGCGCGCGCAGCTCGACAACGTCGACGCGGTGGCGATCGGCATCTTCGAATCGCCCGGCGCCAATTCGATCGCGCTGTCGGACGCGGTGCGCGAACGCATGGACGAATTGTCGCGAAAATTTCCGCCCGGGCTGGAGTACCGAATCGTCTACGACCCGACCGTGTTCGTGCGCGATTCGATCAAGGCGGTGGTGACCACGCTGGCCGAAGCGGTGCTGCTGGTGGTGTTGGTGGTGATCGTGTTCCTGCAGACCTGGCGCGCATCGATCATCCCGCTGCAGGCGGTGCCGGTGTCGGTGGTCGGCACCTTCGCGGCCTTGTACGTGTTCGGATTCTCGATCAACACCTTGAGCCTGTTCGGTCTGGTGCTGGCGATCGGCATCGTGGTCGACGACGCGATCGTGGTGGTGGAAAACGTCGAGCGCAACATCGAAGGCGGGCTGACTCCGCTGGAAGCAGCGCATCAGGCGATGCGCGAAGTGTCCGGGCCGATCATCGCCATCGCCCTGGTGCTGTGCGCGGTGTTCGTGCCGATGGCGTTCCTGTCGGGGGTGACCGGTCAGTTCTACAAGCAGTTCGCGGTGACCATCGCGATCTCCACGGTGATCTCGGCGATCAATTCATTGACGCTGTCGCCGGCACTCGCGGCCTTGTTGCTCAAACCGCACGGCGCGCCGAAGGATGCCGCGACGCGGCTCATCGATCGCTTGCTGGGCTGGCTGTTCCGGCCGTTCAATCGCTTCTTCGGTTCGAGTTCGCAGCGCTACCACGGCGCGATCGGCCGCCTGCTCGGCCGGCGCGGCGCGGTGCTCGCGATGTACGTGGTGTTGCTCGCGCTGAGCGGGCTGATGTTCAAGGCGGTGCCGGGCGGGTTCATCCCGACCCAGGACAAGCTGTACCTGATCGGCGGCGTGCAATTGCCCGCCGGCGCGTCGCTGTCGCGCACCGATGCCTTGACCCGCAAGATGAGCGCGATCGCGATGCAGACCGACGGCGTGGCCGCATCGGAAGGTTATCCCGGCCTGAACCCGCTGCAATTCACCAACACGCCGAACAGCGGGACACTGTTCTTCGAACTCGAACCGTTCGACCGGCGCGGGCGCAGCGCGCAGGCGATCAACGCCGAACTCAACGAGAAATTCGCGAGTCTGCAGGAAGGCGTGGCGTTCTCGTTCATGCCGCCGCCGATCCTCGGCCTGGGCACCGGCTCGGGCTATGCGCTGTACATCCAGGACCGCGACGGCCAGGGCTACGGCGCCTTGCAGAACGCGCTCAACGATTTCACCGGCGCGATCGCGGGCACGCCGGGACTGGGCGTGCCGATCAGCACCTATCAGGCCAACGTGCCGCAACTCGATGCGCAGGTCGACCGGCTCAAGGCCAAGGCGCAAAGCGTACCGCTGAGCGAGCTGTTCGATACCTTGCAGACCTATCTGGGCTCGGCCTACGTCAACGACTTCAATCAGTTCGGCCGCACCTACCAGGTGATCGCCCAGGCCGACGGCGCGCATCGCGACAGCGTCGAGGACATCGCCAACCTGCGCGTGCGCAACGATCGCGGGCAGATGGTGCCGCTGGGTTCGATGGTCACCCTCGCTCACAGCTATGGCCCGGACCCGGTGATCCGCTACAACGGTTATCCCGCCGCGGACCTGATCGGCGAGGCCGATCCGCGCGTGCTGTCGTCGAGTCAGGCGATGCAGTCGCTGCGCGACATCGCCCGGAAGACGCTGCCCAACGGCATGCGGATCGAATGGACCGATCTGAGTTATCAGCAGGCGACCCAGGGCTCGTCGGCGCTGATCGTGTTTCCGCTGGCGGTGCTGCTGGCGTTTCTGGTGCTCGCGGCCTTGTACGAAAGCTGGACCTTGCCGCTGGCGGTGATCCTGATCGTGCCGATGACCTTGCTGTCGGCCTTGGCCGGCGTGTGGCTCAGCGGAGGCGACAACAACGTATTCGTGCAGGTCGGTCTGGTGGTGCTGATGGGGTTGGCGTGCAAGAACGCGATCCTGATCGTCGAGTTCGCGCGCGAACTGGAGTGGCAGGGGCGCGGCATCGTCGAGGCCGCGCTGGAGGCCTGCCGCCTGCGTTTGCGCCCGATCGTGATGACCTCGATCGCGTTCATCGCCGGCACCGTGCCGTTGCTGATCGGCCAGGGCGCGGGTAGCGAAGTGCGCGCGGCGACCGGCGTGACGGTGTTCGCGGGGATGCTCGGGGTGACCTTATTCGGTTTGTTTCTGACGCCGGTGTTTTATGTGGCGTTGCGGATGTGGGTGGCGCGCAGGGGCGGGGTGATGGTGGGCGCTGGTGCGTCGTCGTCCATAGTCGAAGAGGCGGCTGGTTCTGCGACTCCTCATTGA
- a CDS encoding NAD(P)-dependent oxidoreductase produces MNANALKPVLIIGGSGVVGAQGARALRRLHPELPIAIAGRDLARAEAVAAALGNAHALRVDLQRADLGLPEDAQFSALVLFVKDDTLNSLKYAQRHRLPYVSTSSGSFEIAPEVARHLRAPDAAPILLASHWLAGAATLPTLHFAEEFRRVDRIEIGALLDEHDMGGPAAAADYERLVDAAAAQILENGRWRWVRGDEAARSFLSVDGTRVAASAYSPLDVVSLAAATDAHSIRLDMALGESASRRRGEAFSTEIVIELEGELHDGRIARRRHELTHPQGQAPITAIGIALGVERLLGLAGGEAVAPGLYTPDVLIDPAYQLQRLREFGVQVRRAPDAIAAAA; encoded by the coding sequence ATGAACGCAAACGCTCTCAAGCCCGTCCTCATCATCGGCGGTTCCGGCGTGGTCGGCGCGCAAGGCGCGCGGGCCCTGCGCCGGCTGCACCCCGAGCTGCCGATAGCGATCGCCGGCCGCGACCTGGCCCGCGCCGAAGCGGTCGCCGCGGCCCTCGGCAACGCTCACGCATTGCGCGTGGACCTGCAACGCGCCGATCTCGGCCTGCCCGAGGACGCGCAATTCTCCGCGCTGGTGTTGTTCGTCAAGGACGACACCCTCAACTCGCTCAAGTACGCGCAACGCCACCGCCTGCCTTACGTCAGCACCTCCAGCGGTTCGTTCGAGATCGCCCCGGAAGTGGCGCGCCATCTGCGCGCACCCGATGCCGCGCCGATCCTGCTCGCCAGCCACTGGCTGGCCGGCGCGGCGACCTTGCCGACCCTGCATTTCGCCGAAGAATTCCGCCGCGTCGACCGGATCGAAATCGGCGCGCTGCTCGACGAACACGACATGGGCGGCCCGGCCGCGGCGGCCGATTACGAACGCCTGGTCGATGCCGCCGCCGCGCAGATTCTCGAAAACGGCCGCTGGCGCTGGGTGCGCGGCGACGAGGCCGCGCGCAGTTTTCTGAGCGTGGACGGCACCCGCGTGGCGGCGTCGGCGTATTCGCCGCTGGACGTGGTCAGCCTGGCCGCGGCGACCGACGCGCATTCGATCCGCCTCGACATGGCGCTGGGCGAAAGCGCGAGCCGGCGCCGTGGCGAAGCGTTCTCGACCGAGATCGTGATCGAACTGGAAGGCGAGTTGCACGACGGCCGCATCGCGCGCCGCCGGCACGAACTGACCCATCCGCAAGGCCAGGCGCCGATCACCGCTATCGGCATCGCGCTTGGCGTCGAACGCCTGCTGGGCCTCGCCGGCGGCGAGGCGGTCGCGCCCGGCCTGTACACGCCCGACGTGCTGATCGACCCGGCGTATCAGCTGCAGCGCCTGCGCGAATTCGGCGTGCAGGTGCGTCGCGCGCCGGATGCGATCGCCGCCGCCGCGTAA
- a CDS encoding TetR/AcrR family transcriptional regulator → MSSSAPARRLPKAERRDQLLETAMTIVREQGTDALTLGYVAERAGVSKPIAYEHFGTRSGLLIALYKQIDERQAATVAQDFARTPKRLADVAALMGDSYMSCFRTAGPECHAIFAALKGDEQMERVQQELVQGYVAFYRDLLAPYAKVDDAELRRRCIAIVGAGESLSREMSAGRMTEMDAARTLASLIERWMRAD, encoded by the coding sequence ATGAGTTCCTCCGCCCCCGCCCGCCGCCTGCCCAAGGCCGAACGCCGCGACCAATTGCTGGAAACGGCGATGACGATCGTGCGCGAGCAAGGCACCGACGCGCTGACCCTGGGTTACGTGGCCGAGCGCGCCGGCGTCAGCAAGCCGATCGCTTACGAGCACTTCGGCACCCGTTCGGGTCTGCTGATCGCGCTGTACAAGCAGATCGACGAACGTCAGGCCGCGACCGTCGCCCAGGATTTCGCCCGCACGCCCAAGCGTCTGGCCGATGTCGCCGCGTTGATGGGCGACAGCTACATGAGCTGCTTCCGCACCGCCGGCCCGGAGTGCCACGCGATCTTCGCCGCGCTCAAGGGCGACGAGCAGATGGAGCGCGTGCAGCAGGAACTGGTGCAGGGCTATGTGGCGTTCTATCGCGATCTGCTGGCGCCGTACGCCAAGGTCGACGACGCCGAACTGCGGCGCCGCTGCATCGCCATCGTCGGCGCGGGCGAGTCCCTGTCGCGCGAGATGAGCGCCGGACGCATGACCGAAATGGATGCGGCGCGGACCCTGGCGTCGTTGATCGAGCGTTGGATGCGCGCGGACTGA